The Lactobacillus sp. CBA3605 genome contains a region encoding:
- a CDS encoding AAA family ATPase, with protein MRPLTLQLDFFGPFRHQKINFTKFNDFPVFLISGKTGAGKTTIFDAMCFALFGGTSGGDRQVKQMRSDFATFDELTQVRFDFEHQGQTYRLVRSPEQTVAKKRGTGTHNQPATVTLTVFDASGQAVAEYTKVNAVQTHIRDLLQLTRAQFSQIVLLPQGQFRQFLMANSDEKEKVLRGIFGTSLYGRWAAQLKQQLKQQQQANATTTQTLATYQQQLTWPPEMTGADLAPQAAVTAQLTWQTEQVTKRTALNTALTTAKQTLKQVQQAEATGQALAEKYATQQQLTMEQTQLKQQMPQIEAQRQQVKHLEWAQQLAPVQQQLTAAQGRVQAERTAQTQLIDQQASLKVQQKAAQTTQQQLADQQPIADDRQQRLTTLTAKKGLYEQVEQTTIAVNKAHQQVAHLQEQATELAKRQQQLQQQQTELTALSDQLPSRLTRQATLGNQQRDLTEITQQLTAVTSQQVKLTQAKVVCEQQKNVVTQQTAEATQAETIYRKLDSDWARGQIALLSQRLLPNEPCPVCGSTTHPKPAPSDTLTITEVDVKTAQKQSMQATKTLTTAQTQLINDQQQVKAAQSQLDELTAVLTELIQAKQPTLTTVVAQLAAALTTMQAELTTQQADNQLQVTAAQQAQTQLTQLVPTIDQLTQQQAEVTQVLTAAEKQGLQLQTQLADQQQQLAPDYPTLTALNQYLEQLSQAQTDYETAMQQANQAVTTINEQLAAVQAQLVTTASHLTASQHQVKTATETLTAAMQAAWSHVDFERLNQQLQAVTTLATLRAQINQFEQQLSTLQGRLATVQQAIGKQPQPDLAALALAVTTATAAEQQIEHQYYDLDRELQANQTLVAKMQAALAQARDQQAELAQLAKLADVTNGSGAQKLSLERFVLRTYLQKVLRQANHRLQQLTRGRYQFQLETALGTFRNGSGLEINIYDDNAGKVRSVHTLSGGESFVAALSLALALAEVIQAQAGGIKIEALFIDEGFGSLDEEALEMAMETLQQVEGQSRMIGIISHVSELESQLPAQLQVIPNGNGESKVHYQLAFD; from the coding sequence ATGCGACCTTTAACCTTACAACTTGATTTTTTTGGTCCGTTTCGCCATCAAAAGATTAATTTCACGAAATTTAATGATTTTCCAGTCTTTCTAATTAGTGGTAAAACGGGTGCTGGTAAAACGACGATTTTTGATGCCATGTGTTTTGCGTTATTTGGCGGTACGTCGGGGGGCGACCGGCAAGTCAAACAAATGCGGTCCGACTTTGCGACGTTTGATGAATTGACCCAAGTTAGGTTTGATTTTGAACACCAGGGACAGACCTATCGGCTCGTCCGGTCACCTGAGCAAACAGTTGCAAAAAAACGGGGCACTGGGACACATAATCAGCCGGCTACCGTGACCTTAACGGTTTTTGATGCCAGCGGTCAGGCGGTTGCGGAATATACGAAAGTTAATGCGGTCCAGACGCATATTAGGGACTTGTTACAATTGACGCGAGCTCAATTTTCACAAATCGTGCTCTTGCCACAAGGCCAATTTCGCCAATTTTTAATGGCTAATAGTGATGAAAAAGAAAAAGTCTTACGCGGAATTTTTGGGACGAGTCTATATGGCCGATGGGCGGCGCAACTGAAGCAACAGCTAAAGCAACAACAGCAGGCTAATGCGACAACCACGCAAACGTTGGCCACGTATCAACAACAATTAACATGGCCTCCTGAAATGACCGGTGCTGATTTGGCACCACAGGCAGCGGTAACAGCCCAGTTAACATGGCAAACCGAGCAAGTGACTAAACGAACAGCCTTAAATACAGCACTAACCACTGCTAAACAGACCTTAAAGCAGGTCCAGCAAGCTGAAGCGACCGGGCAGGCACTGGCTGAAAAGTACGCGACGCAGCAACAATTAACGATGGAACAGACCCAATTAAAGCAACAAATGCCACAGATTGAAGCACAACGGCAACAGGTGAAGCACTTAGAATGGGCGCAGCAATTAGCACCAGTTCAGCAACAATTGACGGCTGCACAGGGCCGAGTACAAGCTGAACGGACGGCGCAAACACAGTTAATTGATCAGCAAGCCAGCTTGAAAGTCCAACAAAAAGCAGCACAAACAACGCAACAGCAGCTAGCAGACCAACAGCCTATTGCCGATGACCGACAGCAACGTTTGACGACATTAACCGCTAAAAAGGGGCTATATGAACAAGTTGAGCAGACGACGATAGCGGTAAATAAGGCACACCAACAAGTGGCACACCTTCAAGAACAAGCAACTGAGTTGGCCAAGCGGCAACAACAATTGCAGCAGCAACAGACTGAATTAACGGCTCTGAGTGACCAATTACCTAGTCGATTAACGAGGCAAGCCACTTTGGGTAATCAACAACGCGATTTAACTGAGATTACGCAACAATTGACGGCGGTCACAAGTCAACAAGTTAAGCTAACCCAAGCAAAGGTAGTTTGTGAGCAACAGAAAAATGTGGTGACGCAGCAAACGGCCGAGGCGACTCAGGCCGAGACAATCTATCGGAAATTAGATAGTGATTGGGCTCGCGGACAAATTGCTTTGTTGAGTCAGCGCTTATTGCCAAATGAACCGTGTCCGGTGTGTGGTTCGACGACGCATCCCAAGCCGGCCCCAAGCGATACGTTGACCATAACTGAGGTTGATGTGAAAACAGCTCAAAAACAAAGTATGCAGGCCACGAAAACGTTGACGACCGCACAAACGCAATTAATAAATGACCAACAACAAGTTAAGGCGGCGCAATCACAACTGGATGAGTTAACCGCTGTTTTGACCGAATTGATTCAAGCGAAGCAACCAACTTTGACGACGGTGGTCGCACAGTTAGCCGCTGCACTAACTACCATGCAGGCCGAACTGACCACGCAACAAGCTGACAATCAGCTGCAAGTGACCGCTGCGCAACAGGCCCAGACCCAATTGACTCAGTTGGTACCAACAATCGATCAATTAACGCAACAACAAGCTGAAGTGACACAGGTCCTAACTGCTGCTGAAAAACAAGGGCTACAATTACAGACGCAGTTAGCTGATCAACAACAGCAATTAGCACCGGATTATCCAACCTTGACGGCCCTAAATCAGTATTTAGAGCAGTTATCACAGGCGCAAACTGATTATGAAACGGCGATGCAGCAAGCTAATCAAGCCGTGACGACTATCAATGAACAATTAGCGGCCGTCCAGGCACAATTAGTAACGACGGCTAGCCATTTAACCGCTAGTCAACACCAAGTTAAAACTGCGACTGAAACCTTAACGGCAGCTATGCAGGCAGCCTGGTCGCACGTTGATTTTGAACGGCTAAATCAGCAATTACAGGCAGTCACCACGTTGGCTACTTTGCGGGCGCAGATTAATCAGTTTGAACAACAACTTTCAACATTACAAGGTCGGCTTGCGACTGTGCAACAAGCGATTGGTAAGCAGCCACAGCCAGATTTGGCTGCTTTGGCATTAGCTGTCACAACGGCGACGGCGGCCGAACAACAAATTGAACATCAATATTATGATTTGGATCGTGAATTGCAAGCCAATCAAACCTTAGTCGCTAAAATGCAAGCGGCGTTAGCTCAGGCTCGTGATCAACAAGCTGAGTTGGCCCAACTGGCTAAGTTAGCTGATGTCACTAACGGTAGCGGCGCACAAAAGTTAAGCTTAGAACGCTTTGTATTACGGACTTATCTGCAAAAAGTTCTGCGGCAAGCTAATCATCGGTTACAACAATTAACGCGTGGACGCTATCAATTCCAACTAGAGACGGCGTTGGGGACCTTCCGGAATGGTAGTGGTCTTGAAATCAATATTTATGATGATAATGCCGGCAAAGTTCGAAGTGTGCATACTTTATCAGGTGGTGAAAGCTTTGTGGCTGCGCTGTCCTTAGCATTAGCGTTGGCTGAGGTTATTCAAGCGCAGGCCGGTGGCATCAAAATTGAAGCGTTGTTTATTGATGAAGGCTTCGGTTCTTTAGATGAAGAAGCTTTAGAAATGGCCATGGAAACGTTGCAGCAAGTGGAAGGCCAATCACGCATGATTGGGATTATTAGTCATGTTAGTGAGCTTGAAAGTCAATTACCGGCGCAATTACAAGTTATTCCAAATGGTAATGGTGAAAGCAAGGTTCACTATCAACTGGCCTTTGATTAA
- a CDS encoding exonuclease SbcCD subunit D — MRFLHTADWHIGKKLHGFDLAAEQQAAYQQIKQIAIDEQVDAVVIAGDLYDQSIPSERAVTQLDNMLIDLNLKAKLPVLAISGNHDSATRLRTGSPWFQATNYYLNTTLSQAVTPVEFEDTQFFLLPYFEPFAARQYFDDQHLTTALAGMERLVAAMVARFDSTKKHVLVAHFFAAGSEHVDSETKITVGGLNAIPVDLLAPFDYVALGHLHGKDALHAERVRYSGSPVKFSVSEAQQQKGVWVVDTAPFKVTFKPVTPIHDVRVLTGAFATLTDPAFYQQQEQADYLAVRLTDQAVIPNVMAALREIYPNIIELERADGPINTDNQITELDPNLDPMALLTQFFEQTTTSPLSAQQKKWAAQALTAANQEE, encoded by the coding sequence ATGCGTTTTTTACATACAGCTGATTGGCATATTGGCAAGAAACTACATGGGTTTGATCTAGCTGCGGAACAGCAGGCGGCTTATCAGCAGATTAAACAAATTGCGATTGATGAACAAGTGGACGCAGTCGTTATTGCTGGGGACTTGTATGATCAGTCGATTCCGAGTGAGCGGGCAGTGACCCAACTAGACAATATGTTGATTGATTTAAATTTAAAAGCTAAATTACCGGTGTTGGCAATTAGTGGTAATCATGATAGCGCAACCCGGTTGCGAACTGGGAGTCCTTGGTTTCAAGCGACCAATTATTACCTCAATACGACGTTAAGTCAGGCAGTCACACCAGTGGAATTCGAGGATACCCAATTTTTCTTATTGCCGTATTTTGAACCGTTCGCAGCGCGACAGTACTTCGATGACCAGCATTTAACAACGGCGTTAGCAGGAATGGAACGATTAGTGGCAGCTATGGTGGCGCGCTTCGATTCAACAAAAAAACATGTTTTGGTGGCGCATTTTTTTGCGGCTGGTAGTGAACATGTCGATTCAGAAACTAAGATAACAGTTGGGGGATTGAATGCAATTCCAGTTGATTTGCTCGCGCCATTTGATTATGTGGCGTTAGGCCATTTGCATGGTAAAGATGCTTTACATGCTGAGCGTGTGCGATATAGCGGTTCGCCAGTAAAGTTCTCCGTCTCAGAAGCCCAGCAACAAAAAGGGGTCTGGGTTGTTGATACTGCACCTTTTAAAGTCACATTTAAGCCGGTAACACCAATCCACGATGTCCGGGTGTTAACTGGAGCCTTTGCGACACTAACTGATCCCGCATTTTATCAACAACAAGAACAGGCTGATTATTTAGCTGTTCGGTTAACTGACCAGGCCGTTATTCCTAACGTCATGGCTGCATTACGGGAAATCTATCCTAATATTATTGAATTAGAGCGTGCTGATGGTCCAATCAATACCGATAATCAGATAACTGAACTGGACCCAAACTTGGATCCAATGGCATTGTTAACGCAATTCTTTGAACAAACGACGACTAGTCCCCTTAGTGCGCAACAAAAAAAGTGGGCCGCCCAAGCATTAACGGCAGCCAATCAGGAGGAATAA
- a CDS encoding MIP/aquaporin family protein, which produces MRKYLAEFLGTFMLVFLGTGAVVVGKGGVLTIGLAFGLAITVSAYAFGGISGGHFNPAVTTAMLINRRIAARDALGYIVSQILGAIVASAAIRSFVSALGLATNSLGQTDFSKINSGMAFFVEALVTFLFLMVILNVTSASHGNSDFAGLIIGVTLGFLIIVALNLTGGSLNPARSIGPALFAGGTALSHLWVYILAPEVGAILAAYCSRALGSED; this is translated from the coding sequence ATGCGCAAATATCTAGCCGAGTTTCTCGGTACATTCATGCTGGTCTTTCTTGGGACTGGCGCCGTTGTAGTTGGTAAGGGTGGCGTCTTAACCATTGGTTTAGCCTTCGGGTTAGCGATTACGGTTTCAGCTTATGCTTTCGGTGGCATTTCCGGTGGACACTTTAACCCAGCTGTCACTACTGCAATGTTGATCAATCGTCGCATAGCCGCTCGCGATGCCTTGGGATACATCGTCAGTCAAATCTTAGGGGCAATTGTTGCTTCGGCCGCAATCCGTAGTTTTGTTAGCGCCTTGGGCCTTGCAACCAACTCACTTGGTCAAACAGACTTTTCAAAGATCAACAGTGGCATGGCCTTCTTCGTTGAAGCCTTAGTGACCTTCTTATTCTTAATGGTCATCTTAAATGTCACCAGTGCCAGCCACGGTAACAGTGACTTTGCCGGCTTAATAATCGGGGTTACGTTAGGTTTCTTAATTATCGTTGCCTTGAACTTGACCGGTGGTTCATTAAATCCCGCTCGTTCAATCGGCCCAGCACTCTTCGCCGGTGGCACTGCGCTCTCACACTTATGGGTCTACATCTTAGCCCCTGAAGTTGGCGCAATTCTAGCCGCTTACTGCTCACGTGCTTTGGGTAGTGAAGACTAG
- a CDS encoding AarF/ABC1/UbiB kinase family protein yields MAKTTTEEPQWRVNQNRHTRFRTIVSVLRKYNVLSNLARQKHPSQVRAAFEELGPTFIKIGQILSSRTDIVKPEFANEFKKLQDNVRADDYQVVKQTIETQTNQSMDQMFAAFDEQPFASASMGQTHHATLLNGQKVVVKVQHPGIDAEVTLDISLFERALPLLRYIPDSSVVDLREMVAEIKRSLFNELDTSIEVKNGTRFYRLNNQDDIIRVPRVYAKYSTQKVLVNQYMAGTSIQHFMAQVIAADAADDHQYDEERQYLAQVLVTNFLKQVFEDGFFHADPHPGNILLRELAPTDIGYHETVLRKKGRLGQRSVPPYRLVYLDFGMMGAISPALMTGIANVVVAVTTENTRQVGKAILAISNRTGEVDEEAFFSELAPFLGQYYNSGLGDIDFQGLIFEMVKVCRSNNIQVNSEVTLLGKAFGTIEGIVETLDPKLSMMDVARPFARQYIRENFNLQHELEDGLLATAQGLRDTPKLPSRLLAALDTFENGQTRVNIVFSHRKMFIDRIDSMVNKVVLAVILAALIVGSSLLVQSHSDNSWITNIGIFGYVTAVIVIVGLVIGTLHEWYRHWRRK; encoded by the coding sequence ATGGCTAAAACCACGACTGAAGAACCACAATGGCGAGTTAACCAAAATCGACATACGCGTTTTCGCACGATTGTGAGCGTGTTACGAAAATATAATGTCCTCAGTAATTTAGCTCGGCAGAAGCATCCAAGCCAGGTACGGGCAGCCTTTGAAGAGCTCGGGCCAACTTTTATTAAAATTGGTCAGATTTTATCGTCGCGAACTGATATTGTTAAACCAGAATTTGCCAATGAATTCAAAAAATTACAGGATAATGTTCGTGCGGATGATTACCAAGTGGTCAAGCAAACCATTGAAACTCAGACCAATCAGTCAATGGATCAGATGTTTGCGGCTTTTGATGAGCAGCCGTTTGCTTCTGCTTCGATGGGGCAAACCCATCATGCAACCTTACTTAACGGTCAAAAAGTGGTCGTGAAGGTGCAACATCCCGGTATTGATGCCGAAGTGACATTGGATATTTCATTATTTGAACGGGCTTTGCCGCTTTTACGGTATATTCCAGATTCATCGGTGGTTGATTTACGAGAAATGGTAGCTGAAATTAAGCGGTCATTGTTTAACGAATTAGATACGAGTATTGAAGTGAAAAATGGGACACGCTTTTATCGACTGAATAACCAAGATGATATTATTCGTGTGCCCCGGGTCTATGCGAAATATAGTACTCAAAAAGTTTTAGTCAATCAATATATGGCTGGGACCAGTATTCAGCATTTTATGGCGCAAGTCATTGCAGCGGATGCGGCTGATGATCATCAATATGATGAAGAACGACAATATCTGGCACAAGTATTAGTTACCAATTTTTTAAAACAAGTTTTTGAGGATGGCTTTTTTCATGCTGATCCGCATCCTGGTAATATTTTATTACGTGAATTAGCGCCAACTGATATTGGCTATCACGAAACGGTTCTCCGGAAAAAAGGGCGCTTAGGGCAACGTTCAGTACCACCATACCGGTTAGTCTACTTGGATTTTGGTATGATGGGAGCGATTAGTCCAGCCTTGATGACGGGGATTGCGAACGTGGTGGTTGCAGTCACGACCGAAAATACGCGCCAAGTTGGCAAAGCCATTCTAGCGATTTCTAATCGCACCGGCGAAGTGGATGAAGAAGCTTTCTTTAGTGAATTAGCACCATTTTTAGGGCAGTATTATAATTCTGGATTAGGCGATATTGATTTTCAAGGACTAATTTTTGAAATGGTCAAAGTTTGTCGGAGTAATAATATTCAGGTTAACTCTGAAGTGACGTTACTTGGTAAGGCATTTGGCACGATTGAAGGCATTGTCGAAACGTTGGACCCCAAGTTGTCGATGATGGATGTTGCCCGTCCCTTTGCCCGCCAATATATTCGCGAGAATTTTAATTTACAACATGAGTTGGAAGATGGGCTGCTAGCGACAGCACAGGGCTTACGAGATACGCCGAAGTTACCGTCACGATTGTTAGCGGCTTTAGATACTTTTGAAAATGGACAGACACGGGTGAATATTGTCTTTTCACACCGTAAAATGTTTATCGATCGGATTGATTCAATGGTCAATAAGGTTGTTTTAGCGGTGATTTTAGCGGCTTTGATTGTGGGCTCTTCTTTATTGGTTCAAAGTCACTCGGATAATAGTTGGATTACTAATATTGGGATTTTTGGTTACGTCACGGCCGTCATTGTCATTGTCGGTCTGGTAATTGGGACGCTACACGAATGGTACCGACACTGGCGCCGAAAATAA
- a CDS encoding FAD-dependent oxidoreductase, which translates to MKVIIVGSTHAGTAAAKQILRRHPDTQVTVYERHDNISFVSSGIYLYLTGKIKHLEDMFYSSPEALEKIGATVRTQHNVLRIDTKNKTMQVADMQTGQVFDDQYDKLIMTTGSSVVVPPIMGIDQSKVLLCKNYEQAQAIYATAKDNQHIAIIGAGYMGTELAESYASTDHDVSLFQSHDQILNNYIGPELSTKAVQLLRDYQVKVYLNERVTGFSDNDAGQLVIESSSGDYTADLAIVCTGFVPNTELLRGQVKMDRHGALIINDYVQTSDPDIYAAGDACVVNYNPTGKPAYTPLATNALRQGALAGINVFGDIQPYVGTQATSAMQLFDTTLATSGLTYVAAQRDQLPVRHVIFEGTWRPTYMPTAERLLIDLVYNYKTRQILGAQFWSKHDVSQSANTISVMIQNQNTIDDLAYIDMLFQPNFDEPFNYLNLVGQQAVEQELDLGRVEPRVTARGNWQIDQN; encoded by the coding sequence ATGAAGGTTATTATTGTAGGTAGTACGCACGCTGGTACCGCAGCGGCAAAGCAAATTTTAAGACGCCATCCGGATACTCAGGTGACGGTATATGAACGGCACGATAATATTTCATTTGTTTCTAGTGGGATTTATTTATATTTAACTGGGAAAATTAAGCACTTAGAAGACATGTTTTATTCATCACCCGAAGCCTTGGAAAAGATTGGGGCCACGGTGAGAACACAGCATAATGTCTTACGGATTGATACGAAAAATAAGACGATGCAGGTGGCTGATATGCAAACTGGTCAAGTTTTTGATGACCAGTATGACAAGTTAATCATGACGACCGGTTCCTCAGTGGTAGTGCCGCCCATCATGGGGATTGACCAATCAAAGGTCCTGCTCTGTAAGAATTATGAGCAAGCCCAGGCTATCTATGCCACCGCTAAAGATAACCAGCATATCGCAATTATCGGTGCTGGGTACATGGGAACTGAATTAGCTGAAAGTTATGCGTCAACCGATCATGATGTGTCCTTGTTTCAGTCGCATGATCAAATTTTGAATAATTATATTGGCCCTGAGCTATCGACCAAAGCGGTTCAGTTATTACGGGATTATCAAGTTAAAGTCTACTTAAATGAACGGGTAACTGGTTTTAGTGATAATGACGCCGGGCAACTGGTTATTGAGAGTTCGTCAGGTGACTATACGGCTGATTTAGCCATTGTTTGTACCGGCTTTGTGCCGAATACCGAACTATTACGGGGCCAAGTGAAGATGGATCGGCATGGTGCGCTCATTATTAATGACTACGTTCAAACGTCAGATCCAGATATTTACGCGGCTGGCGATGCCTGTGTGGTGAACTATAATCCGACTGGCAAGCCCGCCTATACGCCATTAGCCACGAATGCGCTACGGCAAGGTGCGCTAGCGGGAATCAACGTCTTTGGTGATATTCAGCCGTATGTGGGCACGCAGGCCACTTCAGCGATGCAGTTATTTGACACTACCCTGGCAACGTCTGGTTTGACCTACGTGGCGGCACAACGTGATCAGTTACCAGTTCGGCATGTGATCTTTGAGGGGACTTGGCGGCCAACCTATATGCCAACGGCAGAACGCCTATTGATTGATCTCGTTTATAATTATAAAACGCGCCAAATCTTAGGTGCGCAATTTTGGAGTAAGCACGATGTTTCTCAATCAGCGAACACGATTTCGGTGATGATTCAAAATCAGAATACGATTGATGATTTGGCTTATATCGACATGTTGTTCCAACCAAATTTTGACGAACCATTTAATTATTTGAATTTGGTCGGCCAACAGGCGGTTGAACAGGAGTTAGACTTAGGTCGTGTTGAACCACGAGTGACTGCACGTGGGAATTGGCAAATCGATCAGAATTGA
- a CDS encoding beta-glucoside-specific PTS transporter subunit IIABC has product MASDKIKETANAILVGVGGKDNVNSLVHCATRLRFKLKDERKADQASIESIAGVVSVVKSGGQFQVVIGNTVADVYDQIVPQLNDADESNSDNDGPKGNILNQAIDLIAGIFTPVLPALIGGGMLKGILMLAVQFGLSEKSGTYIIANGMGDAVFYFLPFLLALSSARKFKVNEFLALVVAGSLLYPSIVTIFGRGSNLDFLGIPVVSATYSSSVLPIILAIYLMSKIDQLCKRIHPNVRNILTPMLDLGLTIPITYIVVGPLMTYLGDAIAKGYLAIYQINPMITGIIFGSLWEVLIIFGIHWGMIPIITQNIAKFGSDTIVGMTGAANFAQAGAAFGVFLKSKRADIKQTALSAAITAFFSITEPAIYGVNLKYKKPFYIACIMGGITGGITGAAGTSALAAIPVGILSIPVFVGKGFTAFLISIGLAFVGSAVLTVLFGYQDADEPATTVTDKVRIQNNETLMGPVTGTSFELTQVKDDVFASLSLGEGVAFGSQDGQVYSPVSGIVRVAYPTGHAIGIASDDGAEILLHLGIDTVELQGKYFKSHVNQGMRVKKGELLVEFDQDAIIAAGYDPTVMLIVTNTDNYEAVLPTAYGHVSPQVEVLKTTQTTQATLQAQPS; this is encoded by the coding sequence ATGGCTAGTGATAAGATTAAAGAGACTGCCAATGCGATATTGGTTGGTGTTGGTGGTAAAGATAATGTTAATAGTTTAGTGCATTGCGCGACGCGGCTACGCTTTAAATTAAAAGATGAGCGCAAGGCCGATCAGGCGAGTATTGAAAGTATAGCAGGCGTTGTCTCAGTCGTTAAAAGTGGCGGCCAGTTTCAAGTAGTGATTGGGAATACAGTTGCTGATGTGTATGATCAGATTGTGCCGCAGTTGAATGACGCTGACGAATCGAATTCTGACAATGATGGTCCCAAAGGGAATATCCTCAATCAAGCGATTGATTTGATCGCGGGAATTTTCACGCCGGTATTACCGGCTTTAATCGGTGGTGGGATGCTGAAAGGTATTCTTATGCTGGCGGTTCAATTTGGACTGAGTGAAAAAAGTGGTACTTACATTATCGCAAATGGGATGGGTGATGCTGTCTTTTACTTTTTACCATTCCTGCTAGCCCTGTCGTCTGCGCGGAAATTCAAAGTGAATGAGTTTTTAGCTTTAGTCGTCGCCGGTTCATTGCTTTATCCAAGTATTGTGACTATTTTTGGTCGCGGGTCTAATCTAGATTTCTTAGGAATTCCAGTGGTGTCAGCGACGTATTCTTCTTCGGTGTTACCGATTATCTTAGCGATTTATTTGATGTCGAAAATTGATCAATTATGTAAACGGATACATCCAAATGTTCGTAATATTTTAACGCCGATGTTAGATTTGGGATTGACTATTCCAATAACTTATATCGTAGTTGGTCCCTTGATGACTTATTTAGGTGATGCGATTGCTAAAGGGTATCTGGCTATTTATCAAATCAATCCGATGATTACGGGTATTATTTTTGGGAGTCTCTGGGAAGTTCTGATTATTTTCGGGATTCATTGGGGCATGATACCGATTATCACCCAAAATATTGCTAAGTTTGGCAGTGATACGATTGTCGGCATGACTGGCGCGGCGAACTTTGCGCAAGCGGGCGCAGCTTTTGGTGTTTTTCTCAAGTCGAAACGAGCTGATATCAAACAAACCGCTTTGTCTGCGGCAATCACAGCATTCTTTAGTATTACTGAACCGGCAATTTATGGCGTTAATTTAAAGTATAAAAAGCCGTTCTATATTGCTTGTATCATGGGTGGAATTACCGGGGGAATCACCGGTGCAGCCGGAACATCCGCGTTGGCAGCAATTCCAGTTGGTATTCTCAGTATCCCAGTATTTGTTGGTAAAGGATTTACAGCGTTTTTAATCTCAATTGGGTTAGCTTTTGTAGGTAGCGCAGTGCTAACGGTCCTGTTTGGGTATCAAGATGCCGATGAACCGGCAACAACTGTGACTGACAAAGTACGCATTCAAAATAATGAAACATTAATGGGGCCGGTGACTGGAACTAGCTTTGAATTAACACAGGTTAAAGATGATGTCTTTGCTTCACTGAGTTTAGGTGAAGGAGTTGCATTTGGGAGTCAAGATGGGCAGGTCTATTCACCAGTGAGTGGTATTGTGCGGGTTGCTTATCCAACGGGACATGCGATTGGCATTGCTTCAGATGATGGCGCTGAAATCCTGTTACATCTTGGGATTGATACGGTTGAATTACAAGGTAAGTATTTTAAGAGTCATGTGAACCAAGGCATGCGGGTTAAAAAAGGTGAGTTGCTAGTTGAATTTGATCAGGATGCGATTATTGCAGCGGGATATGATCCAACCGTGATGTTGATTGTCACTAATACTGATAATTATGAAGCGGTTTTGCCGACTGCATATGGGCACGTTTCACCACAAGTTGAGGTGCTAAAAACGACCCAAACCACGCAAGCAACACTACAGGCACAACCGAGTTAA
- the rpiB gene encoding ribose 5-phosphate isomerase B produces the protein MTKIAIGSDHVGIELKPTISAYLKTLGYDVTDFGTNTTTRTDYPIYGKRVGEAVASGKFDLGIVICGTGVGISLAANKVKGIRAVVCSEPYSAQLSRQHNNTNVLAFGSRVVGPELAKMIVKAWLDASFIGGRHLRRVDELAAIENNDEQQFEAIRTATSDRYADQ, from the coding sequence ATGACAAAAATTGCAATTGGATCAGATCATGTGGGAATTGAATTAAAACCAACGATTAGCGCTTATTTAAAAACACTCGGTTATGACGTAACTGATTTTGGTACGAATACAACGACGAGAACGGATTATCCGATTTATGGTAAGCGGGTTGGTGAGGCCGTTGCTAGTGGAAAATTTGACCTAGGAATTGTGATTTGTGGTACCGGTGTTGGCATCTCCTTAGCTGCCAACAAAGTTAAAGGGATTCGGGCGGTTGTTTGTAGCGAACCTTATTCGGCCCAATTATCACGACAACACAATAATACCAATGTTTTAGCTTTTGGATCCCGGGTTGTCGGTCCTGAATTAGCCAAGATGATTGTTAAGGCCTGGTTAGATGCTAGCTTTATTGGGGGGCGTCATTTACGACGAGTTGATGAATTAGCGGCAATTGAAAATAATGATGAGCAACAATTTGAAGCTATTCGGACGGCTACTTCGGACCGATACGCTGATCAGTAG